A genomic segment from Eisenibacter elegans DSM 3317 encodes:
- a CDS encoding tetratricopeptide repeat protein yields MTQPNLTDTSRALVLADLAIALRNINADSSKSCAEEVLKISKKYNFTKGEGRAYQALGIYHYIRGEYETALGFYQKAQKCYQTANYLSGVAWSYTNIGSVYRNFGNYDKALSAYEESLTIFEQIQELPGMGWAYGNISLIHSSQNNYEQAEQYAQKSLKVRQKHGYLPDIAQAYNHVADIAQKQRRYQEAAQSYQQAIALYERVDDKVNASKAYRTLGLMSLSLEQDSAAQAQLEQSLALGEKMNSAILICEAQTALAQYYLKKNEKNKALQMAEKALTTAQKIGQREALSAAAYTHSQVAFALRDFEKAYQSLALYKTTEDSLRQEQFKKQALQQDFQYQLKLQTAEEERKRLLLENQVQRQKYWLYGVVGGFLSILLLTSLAFRAYRQKQKDNQLLAIQQQEIVAQNEELRQNQEELMLLNEGLNEQKNTLELVYTQLKNTTGELGKSIRYASRMQDLILAERQALEEFFGEVFLIYKPRNIVSGDFYWFHQFDQNRAILAVADCTGHGVPGAFMSMLGASLLYQEVAMGGNSAPEQILQHLHKGIQNILKQHLGHNNDGMDISIGLFEKQADGAMQLTFAGAKTQIYYQQDKALERLQGDKTFIGGPQQLEKHFQAHSVLLQPQTMVYFFSDGLIDQNNHKRKRLGIKRFEETLTTHLHEPANVQKNALDAALNDHQGQEEQRDDITVLGLRV; encoded by the coding sequence TTGACGCAACCTAATCTGACGGATACCTCTCGCGCCCTCGTGTTGGCAGATTTGGCCATCGCGCTGCGCAACATCAATGCAGATAGTAGCAAAAGCTGTGCAGAGGAGGTGTTGAAAATTTCGAAAAAATACAATTTTACCAAAGGAGAAGGACGTGCCTATCAGGCGCTGGGTATCTATCACTATATCCGGGGGGAATACGAAACCGCGCTTGGCTTTTACCAAAAAGCACAAAAATGTTATCAAACAGCCAACTACCTCTCCGGCGTGGCTTGGTCTTATACCAATATAGGTTCTGTATACCGCAACTTTGGCAACTATGACAAAGCCCTGAGCGCTTATGAAGAGAGCCTCACAATATTCGAACAAATCCAAGAGTTGCCCGGTATGGGCTGGGCTTATGGCAATATCAGTCTGATACATAGCTCCCAGAATAACTACGAACAGGCAGAGCAGTATGCCCAGAAAAGCCTGAAAGTACGTCAAAAACACGGCTATTTACCTGATATTGCTCAAGCATATAACCACGTTGCTGACATTGCCCAGAAGCAACGCCGCTATCAAGAGGCGGCACAAAGCTACCAGCAGGCCATTGCGCTTTACGAACGCGTAGACGACAAGGTCAACGCCTCTAAGGCTTATCGTACACTTGGCTTGATGAGCCTGAGCTTGGAGCAAGATAGCGCCGCCCAAGCCCAACTAGAACAATCGCTGGCCTTGGGTGAAAAGATGAACAGTGCTATCCTCATTTGCGAAGCGCAAACAGCACTGGCACAGTATTATCTGAAGAAAAACGAGAAGAACAAAGCCCTACAAATGGCTGAAAAGGCCCTGACAACCGCCCAAAAAATAGGACAGAGGGAAGCCCTAAGCGCTGCGGCCTATACCCATAGCCAAGTCGCCTTTGCGCTACGCGACTTTGAAAAGGCTTACCAAAGCCTCGCACTCTATAAAACTACCGAAGATAGCCTGCGCCAAGAACAGTTCAAAAAACAAGCCCTACAGCAAGATTTTCAGTACCAACTCAAACTCCAAACCGCCGAAGAAGAACGCAAGCGGCTCTTACTTGAAAATCAAGTGCAACGCCAAAAATATTGGCTCTATGGTGTTGTAGGAGGCTTTTTGAGTATCTTATTGCTCACAAGCTTGGCTTTCAGAGCCTACCGACAGAAGCAAAAAGACAACCAACTACTGGCCATACAACAACAAGAAATTGTCGCCCAAAATGAGGAGCTTCGCCAAAATCAAGAAGAGCTGATGTTGCTCAATGAAGGGCTGAATGAACAAAAAAACACTCTAGAACTAGTCTATACCCAACTCAAAAACACTACCGGAGAGCTTGGAAAAAGTATCCGCTATGCTTCTCGAATGCAAGACCTTATCTTGGCCGAGCGCCAAGCTTTGGAGGAGTTCTTTGGAGAAGTTTTCTTGATATATAAGCCTCGCAATATCGTTTCGGGGGATTTTTATTGGTTTCACCAATTTGACCAAAACCGCGCTATCTTGGCCGTAGCTGACTGTACCGGGCACGGTGTCCCCGGGGCTTTTATGAGTATGTTGGGCGCGTCTTTGCTCTACCAAGAAGTGGCTATGGGGGGTAACTCAGCCCCCGAGCAAATCCTACAACATTTGCACAAAGGTATCCAGAATATCCTCAAACAACATTTGGGGCATAATAATGACGGGATGGACATCAGCATTGGCTTGTTTGAAAAGCAAGCTGACGGTGCCATGCAACTGACCTTTGCCGGCGCTAAAACACAGATTTATTACCAACAAGACAAAGCCTTGGAGCGCTTGCAAGGAGACAAAACATTCATTGGCGGCCCACAACAACTCGAAAAACACTTCCAAGCACATAGTGTCTTGCTTCAACCTCAGACGATGGTCTATTTCTTCAGTGATGGACTGATAGACCAAAACAATCACAAACGTAAACGTCTAGGTATCAAGCGGTTTGAAGAAACTTTGACCACACATTTACACGAACCAGCCAACGTACAGAAGAATGCGCTTGATGCTGCGCTCAACGACCACCAAGGCCAAGAAGAACAACGAGACGACATCACGGTGTTGGGGCTGAGGGTATAA